The genome window CCAGTGTGGATTATTCTCACAGTAAGGACTGGGCTGAGCCACAGTGAGTTTACACTGTCTGTGTACAACTGTGCAGCGAGAGATATACTGAGCCGAGAGTAGTTAGGACTGTCTGCTTCTCTCTCTCGGCCTCATAGGTTCAGCCTCAGTGGGTTGTCTTTACCTATTCTCCCATCTGTCagtcacacacaaaaacaaatccACCTGTCGGCCGGGAGACTGGGCTGAACGGGGCGAAGccacagctgtctgggcccgACTCGGTGCAGGATGGAGCGGGCCAGCGCCCTCCACTGGTGATGGAAAGCCTATTAAGATGCTTATTACCCCACCTGTCAGCCCCATCTCCTCACCTGCACAGATACGGCAGCCTAATGAAGACAGTCACTTTTAATACAGCACCTTAAACATGGGAGTCACGCCTCTGTGCGTTTTGTGGTCCTGGTGTCCTTGATCACAAGGGCTCTCCAGCCCTTGTGACAATATAAAAATTCAAGCGTTGAGAGACAGGCATTCATACCGCGCCACTTGATTGCCTCAACAATGAAGCTATTAATGCTGCATTATGTAAATCGTAATAGTCACAAACATCTAATAGGATAAAGGCTAAGTACAGTGCAATTTAATGCTGGTGACTTTCAGTGGCTGTTTGAATGATGTTTTCAATTATAACAGAGCTAATTTAATTCATTGTTTCGTAGCTGAAAATGCCTTTTTAAAGCTCGACTGAATCTCTATTTCAGAACTCAGGTTTAATCAGTCATGTACATTGAACACTGGAACGTCCTCTAAAGAGATTGACAAAGTTGCCGGGGATCTGCGTTCTAGGTTTTAAAGGGACAAAGTAAGCCTGCACTTCTCTTTTCCCTCAGACGGCAGGCTtcagtcgaggaggggagggtGTTCATCTAAAAGATGAAAAGACCTGCGCCTTTAAGAGGGCTGTCTCCCCCTTTCCCTCATGCTCCCCCTCAACCACACAGACACTCCTCCTGTGAGCATTTGTGAGGCAGCTCCTGTCCCTTATGTCTCTTCGTGGGGAACAGAACAGACTTCCCAGAGCATCACTGGAGACAAGACAGAGCCCTAGGGAGGACAGCCCAGGTGCAGACCTCCAAGCAACCCTGGCCTCTACTGTGGATGCCAAGAAGAGAACAAGGAGAGGAGACGCACACCAACTCAAGCTGGAGTAAAACAAGCAGAGGTCCAACACAGGAGGTGGACTTTAACAGCTGGACGAGAAGTCAATTTTTAGTTAAATGCGACATGACCATCTGATAAAAATCAACTGCGCTGGACCGGATCACTAAGAAAAAGGTGGAGTCTTAATTTGAgcttttagtttttctttagaaAAGTTTTCTTAAAGAAGAATCAACAAAGTACTCCATGTGACTATCAGGATAAAATAACCATCTGACATATATACAAACGACGGAGAGAGAATAATTTATCAATGTCTTTTTTTCAATCTCTCCAGGGCAATTTTAAACGTCTGGTATGAAATTGAGATACTCTTTAAAGAACATCTTCAATGGTCCCGACAGTGCTTTTAATTCAGCAGCCGGGCGTTTATCTTATTTCTCCAGCTCTTTCTGAGAGGGAGCTTTAAAGACTTCATTGATAGTGCTCTTGGGAAGCGGTTCATAATTCTTATGCGAAGTCTTGAAACTTTACAGCTGTTGACTGGAGGGAGAGGAAAGTGCTACATGCATAAGAACATTATGACGACCTGTTTTCCATGTGGGGCGAGTGTGTTTCTGGACTAACATTGCGGCGGAGCATTGAAGACAGAAGACATGTTCACCGGGTGTGGAATGATCACTGGCCAGAACCAGTACCTGATCCGAGACGCTGTCAGGCCCCTTCCCGGACTCGAGGTGAGCCGGCCGATCCAAATTGAGCACGGGTTACCTTCAGGGAGCTTCCCCGTCTACCATAACCAGACTTATAGCACCGTCGCCCAGCCAGCAGTGATCAACAATGTCTCCATCCCGCTGAAACCAGTGCCACTGCCAGTCCCTCCCCCTGCACTCAAACTAGGACAGGAGGGGTTTAAGAAAGTCTGCCGAACTGAGGAGGATAGCCCCTGCCCGTTCCCAGGGCTGGCCTCTGGGGTGCTGGAGATGCGCGTGAAGGAGGGAAGTAAGATCCGCAACTTAATGGGATTTGCCATGGCACGAATGCAGGGAGAGAAGGGCATAAGTGGGGAGAGCGGTGGTGGGCTCCGCCAGGTGGTCTTCACTGGGTCAGGCCGCGCCGTCACAAAGACCATCACTTGTGCTGAAATCATGAAGCGAAAAGTGGGCTCTCTGCACCAGCTGACCAAACTGCAATACAAGGTGGTGAAAGAGGTGTGGGAGAGCAGCGAGGGGGGGGCGTCGGAGATGACCGTGCACAGGACCGTGCCCTCCATCAGCATCCTTCTTTCCAAAGACCCGCTGGATCCCCAGGAGCCGGGGTATCAGCCTCCAGAGGCTCTCAGTGCATtgtgggaggagagagagggcgtTGAATCTGCCCCGCAGGCACCATGCAAGAGAACACTTGGACCTTTGCCATACAGCAGTTTCCCTCACTGTAAGAGAGTGTGTTTGGGGGAAGGAGTCTCGGTCCACGCTCCCCACTGACTGGCTGAACCGGGGTCAAACAGGGGAGAGGAGGATTGTATCAGAGGAGTTCATTTGGCGCTGCCCTCCATTGAAGCACAATGCTGAGACAATCAGAACACTCACTCAGACAGAACAGTGCTTTCTCAGAAGAACTGAGTACCCACTCCAGCCTCCAGAGGTCAGTTTGACTGGGACTCGAAAGCTTGCCTCTGTACACACAGCATCTAAGGGATGTGTTTCCAAGCACGTCCAACATGGTCTCTCACATCCACATAATAGTGATGTGTGCTACCGTGTTATCAAATCTCTCACAGATCGACATCCAACAAAAGAAGAAGCCATGAATCGCACAGGTTCCAGATCCCTGCTTGCAGTAAACTAAACGTTTTTGTTAGCTCCATGTTGCAATCATTCTTATTCCTAC of Pseudochaenichthys georgianus chromosome 3, fPseGeo1.2, whole genome shotgun sequence contains these proteins:
- the LOC117466349 gene encoding ribonuclease P protein subunit p25-like protein, whose product is MFTGCGMITGQNQYLIRDAVRPLPGLEVSRPIQIEHGLPSGSFPVYHNQTYSTVAQPAVINNVSIPLKPVPLPVPPPALKLGQEGFKKVCRTEEDSPCPFPGLASGVLEMRVKEGSKIRNLMGFAMARMQGEKGISGESGGGLRQVVFTGSGRAVTKTITCAEIMKRKVGSLHQLTKLQYKVVKEVWESSEGGASEMTVHRTVPSISILLSKDPLDPQEPGYQPPEALSALWEEREGVESAPQAPCKRTLGPLPYSSFPHCKRVCLGEGVSVHAPH